A part of Vibrio sp. B1FLJ16 genomic DNA contains:
- a CDS encoding integrase has protein sequence MTPLFELPKNILKENLSEYKNIVQLYSDGKLKKLDDVVVTKNFDGSPNSHFGDEEWDFRAYLDARIVYKKRIVFSKIVSDDLAREMKLICFCWLYIAGHHRKGAVIKPSTLIARFAKLSILYKFIDSKGFQSINSLSSEIVFSEFCEYLKGQNYSSGQVEGIYNALMHVKKAARYLPIQFEIPQGRTQCKFGREITGRLYEGKNQFYAIPTRLMEKIYRYCFDVVETYHPYKEAIHELLYDMRQNYEEGKRRVDDKIQSGIWQWISEESNEYRVEVNKHQPASYSSIIDAHIKDTHLESLLPKSALRIQGTIIEIQTICFIVCGALTGMRRSELFCLHSNSFKEKEMYGKKYYTLQSEQHKFSQGRGKVAEWVTTKFTQKAIELAEAISRYMRIQLLEDDDPMSVHNSSCLWLGQGRKSQKPIIRQDNNMRTHFLKICEKAGALITEDDLDEFRVINPNREPNNADERLKVGNVWPLTTHQLRRTFAVFSKRHNLCHDIAIKQQFKHLDLPTTEWYGEGGLASKIKALQIDTELQSFLNDVIQESTTQKIHEWYKGWDSGQLMGHMAGSINKNRISLHKKYKSWDAINEHVKAGRLTLVGTLHSYCMAGYECQMHKVSSPANCMSCENQLIDKEKAENWNKRYQWVCKQVIDMEAIGSLTASMYSHFITQIRAAEKVLHKFQIPFTRFEIGNENYEQIPNYEG, from the coding sequence ATGACACCATTGTTTGAACTGCCTAAAAACATCCTCAAAGAGAACCTTTCTGAATATAAAAACATTGTTCAACTTTATTCTGACGGAAAACTAAAAAAACTCGATGATGTTGTAGTAACAAAGAATTTTGACGGTTCTCCCAACAGCCATTTTGGTGATGAAGAATGGGATTTCCGTGCATATTTAGATGCAAGAATCGTTTATAAAAAACGCATTGTTTTCTCAAAAATAGTTAGTGATGATTTGGCTAGAGAAATGAAGCTAATTTGCTTTTGCTGGCTTTATATTGCAGGACATCATAGAAAAGGTGCTGTCATAAAGCCTTCAACGTTAATTGCTAGATTTGCCAAATTAAGCATTCTTTATAAATTTATTGATTCTAAAGGCTTCCAATCTATTAACTCATTATCATCTGAAATCGTTTTTAGTGAATTTTGTGAATACCTTAAAGGGCAAAACTACAGTTCTGGGCAAGTCGAAGGTATTTACAATGCATTGATGCATGTAAAAAAAGCAGCGAGGTATCTCCCCATACAATTTGAAATACCACAAGGACGCACCCAGTGTAAATTTGGTAGGGAAATAACGGGGAGACTCTATGAAGGAAAAAATCAGTTCTATGCAATTCCGACCAGACTCATGGAAAAAATATACCGATATTGTTTTGATGTAGTAGAAACTTACCATCCCTATAAAGAAGCAATACATGAACTACTCTATGACATGAGGCAAAACTATGAAGAAGGGAAACGGAGAGTAGACGACAAAATACAAAGCGGTATATGGCAATGGATAAGTGAAGAATCCAATGAATATCGAGTTGAAGTTAATAAACATCAACCAGCAAGTTACAGCAGCATTATTGACGCCCACATTAAAGATACCCACTTAGAAAGCTTACTCCCCAAAAGTGCATTACGCATTCAAGGAACCATCATTGAAATTCAAACCATATGCTTTATTGTCTGTGGTGCATTAACCGGTATGCGCCGTTCAGAGCTTTTTTGTCTCCATTCAAATAGTTTCAAAGAAAAAGAAATGTACGGTAAAAAATACTACACACTTCAATCAGAACAACATAAATTTTCTCAAGGTCGAGGAAAAGTGGCGGAATGGGTAACAACAAAATTTACTCAAAAAGCAATTGAACTAGCAGAAGCAATATCAAGGTATATGCGCATACAATTACTTGAAGACGATGATCCAATGAGCGTTCATAATTCTAGCTGCTTATGGTTAGGCCAAGGACGAAAATCGCAAAAGCCCATTATTCGACAAGACAATAATATGCGTACTCATTTTTTAAAAATATGCGAGAAAGCGGGTGCTTTAATAACCGAAGATGACCTCGATGAGTTTAGAGTCATCAATCCAAACCGTGAACCAAATAATGCGGATGAGCGTTTAAAAGTCGGAAATGTCTGGCCCTTGACGACCCACCAACTAAGACGAACCTTCGCTGTATTTTCAAAACGTCATAATCTTTGTCACGATATTGCGATAAAACAACAGTTCAAACACCTAGATCTACCCACAACAGAATGGTATGGAGAAGGTGGTCTTGCCAGCAAAATAAAAGCACTACAGATCGATACAGAGCTTCAATCATTCCTCAATGACGTAATCCAAGAGTCTACGACACAAAAAATTCATGAATGGTATAAAGGCTGGGATTCAGGTCAACTGATGGGTCACATGGCCGGTTCAATCAATAAAAACCGAATATCTCTTCACAAAAAATATAAATCATGGGATGCGATTAATGAGCATGTAAAAGCAGGTCGATTAACCCTTGTAGGCACGCTACACTCTTACTGTATGGCTGGCTACGAATGCCAGATGCATAAGGTTAGTTCCCCAGCCAACTGTATGAGCTGTGAAAATCAACTCATAGATAAAGAAAAAGCTGAAAACTGGAACAAACGCTATCAATGGGTATGCAAACAAGTTATTGATATGGAAGCAATCGGTTCGTTAACCGCTTCCATGTATTCACATTTTATTACCCAAATCAGAGCCGCTGAAAAAGTTCTCCACAAATTTCAGATTCCATTCACAAGATTTGAGATAGGCAACGAAAATTATGAGCAAATCCCAAATTACGAAGGTTGA
- a CDS encoding site-specific integrase translates to MVTVVNSNNFDVPRIYPPSSKSTSIHLTGFPTFYSKDHEYLLPVNLWLNYLVNIRKAADITASVRALKRYWQFLESNNYSWDNFPANDYLKPTYRFRNDDLLKAARCGEIAFSTASMYILHVIKFYEWAAHERFITFTEENKPFNYQIVHIANSGMMSHNNPRFAVRSTDLRIRKPARNEQQKLNPLSQQELLFFADCLRECSEEFIIHQLLQIQSGLRVEEACTFPFSIVEMPNPHIHRYEVEIGIHNGVHTKFNKTRKVEIPNQLMRKMYDYSVSERRLKREKKTDGVNKTLLLNNLGNPLCSNNIQQHFRRLRHHIQNKHNIVFSHRTHDLRATYGTYRLDSLLDHLPVGDALALIMGWMGHKDDKTTWKYLRYLRKEKANQNAIVMLDQILEEAML, encoded by the coding sequence ATGGTTACTGTCGTAAATTCGAACAATTTTGACGTTCCCCGAATCTATCCGCCTTCAAGTAAATCAACATCTATTCATCTAACTGGGTTTCCTACCTTTTACTCCAAAGACCACGAATATCTACTGCCGGTAAACCTTTGGCTCAATTATTTAGTGAACATTCGAAAAGCAGCCGATATAACAGCAAGTGTTCGCGCTCTTAAAAGATATTGGCAGTTCTTAGAATCGAATAATTATTCCTGGGACAACTTCCCTGCGAACGACTACTTAAAACCGACCTATCGATTCCGAAATGATGATCTGTTAAAAGCGGCCAGATGTGGTGAGATCGCCTTTTCTACAGCGTCTATGTACATTCTTCATGTTATCAAATTCTATGAATGGGCAGCTCATGAGAGATTCATAACCTTCACTGAAGAGAACAAACCATTTAATTATCAGATAGTCCATATAGCTAACTCTGGGATGATGAGCCACAACAACCCTAGGTTTGCAGTACGTTCAACTGACCTCAGAATCAGAAAACCAGCAAGAAACGAACAACAAAAACTCAATCCATTATCTCAACAAGAACTACTTTTTTTCGCTGACTGCCTCAGAGAATGTTCCGAAGAATTTATCATTCATCAATTACTCCAAATACAGTCTGGGTTGCGCGTTGAAGAAGCTTGTACATTTCCATTTTCTATTGTTGAGATGCCTAACCCACATATTCATAGATATGAAGTAGAAATTGGTATTCACAATGGTGTACACACAAAATTCAACAAAACACGTAAAGTCGAAATACCCAACCAGCTAATGCGAAAAATGTATGATTACTCGGTTAGTGAACGTCGACTAAAGAGAGAAAAGAAAACAGATGGTGTAAATAAAACACTACTTCTTAATAATCTTGGAAACCCTCTTTGCAGCAATAACATCCAACAACATTTTCGTCGATTAAGACATCATATTCAAAATAAACATAATATTGTTTTTAGTCATCGGACTCACGATTTAAGGGCAACTTATGGTACCTATCGCTTAGACTCATTGTTGGATCACCTTCCAGTTGGTGATGCTTTAGCTTTAATTATGGGATGGATGGGGCACAAAGATGACAAAACCACATGGAAATACCTTCGATATTTAAGAAAAGAAAAAGCAAATCAAAATGCGATTGTAATGCTTGACCAAATATTGGAGGAAGCAATGTTATGA
- the gorA gene encoding glutathione-disulfide reductase, with product MATHFDYICIGGGSGGIASANRAAMYGAKVALIEAQDLGGTCVNVGCVPKKVMWHGAQIAEAMNLYAEDYGFDVDVKGFDWSKLVESRQAYIGRIHESYDRVLGNNKVNVIKGFAKFVDEKTVEVNGEHYTADHILIAVGGRPTIPNIPGAEFGIDSNGFFDLAEQPKRVAVVGAGYIAVEIAGVLHALGTETHLFVRKESPLRSFDPMIIETLVEVMDAEGPKLHTHSVPKEIVKEADGSLTLHLENGESQNVDQLIWAIGRHPTTDAINLASTGVATNDKGYIKVDEYQETNVKGIYCVGDIMEGGIELTPVAVKAGRQLSERLFNNKPNAKMDYDLVPTVVFSHPPIGTIGLTEPEAIAKYGEDNVKVYKSGFTAMYTAVTKHRQPCKMKLVCAGEEETVVGLHGIGFTVDEMIQGFGVAMKMGATKADFDSVVAIHPTGSEEFVTM from the coding sequence ATGGCGACTCATTTTGACTATATCTGTATCGGTGGCGGCAGTGGTGGCATCGCATCTGCAAACCGTGCAGCCATGTACGGCGCGAAAGTCGCGCTGATTGAAGCACAAGATCTTGGTGGCACCTGTGTAAACGTAGGTTGTGTACCAAAGAAAGTGATGTGGCATGGCGCGCAAATCGCAGAAGCAATGAACCTATACGCGGAAGATTACGGATTTGATGTCGATGTGAAAGGTTTCGACTGGAGCAAACTGGTAGAGAGTCGTCAGGCTTACATTGGCCGTATCCACGAGTCTTACGATCGTGTTCTTGGCAACAACAAAGTGAATGTTATCAAAGGTTTTGCTAAGTTTGTTGACGAAAAGACAGTTGAAGTAAACGGTGAACACTACACAGCGGATCACATCCTGATCGCCGTGGGTGGTCGTCCTACGATTCCAAACATCCCGGGCGCAGAATTCGGCATCGATTCAAACGGCTTCTTCGACCTAGCTGAGCAACCAAAACGTGTTGCTGTGGTTGGTGCAGGTTACATCGCAGTTGAAATCGCAGGCGTATTACATGCACTGGGTACAGAAACACACTTGTTCGTACGTAAAGAGTCGCCACTGCGCAGCTTCGACCCGATGATCATCGAAACCTTGGTTGAAGTGATGGACGCAGAAGGTCCTAAACTGCATACGCACTCAGTACCGAAAGAAATTGTAAAAGAAGCAGATGGCAGCCTGACTCTGCATCTGGAGAACGGTGAAAGCCAAAACGTTGACCAGCTAATCTGGGCAATCGGCCGTCACCCAACAACAGATGCAATCAACCTTGCATCAACTGGTGTCGCGACTAATGATAAAGGTTACATCAAGGTAGACGAATACCAAGAGACTAACGTGAAAGGCATCTACTGTGTAGGTGACATCATGGAAGGCGGTATTGAGCTGACGCCAGTCGCGGTTAAAGCGGGTCGCCAGCTATCTGAGCGTCTGTTCAACAACAAACCAAACGCGAAGATGGATTACGACTTGGTTCCGACCGTGGTATTTAGTCACCCGCCTATCGGCACCATTGGTCTGACTGAGCCGGAAGCAATCGCGAAATACGGTGAAGACAATGTGAAAGTGTACAAATCGGGCTTCACTGCGATGTACACCGCAGTAACCAAGCACCGTCAGCCATGTAAGATGAAACTGGTATGTGCTGGTGAAGAAGAGACCGTTGTTGGTCTGCACGGCATCGGCTTCACGGTAGACGAAATGATTCAGGGCTTCGGCGTAGCAATGAAGATGGGCGCAACTAAAGCAGACTTCGACTCTGTAGTTGCTATCCACCCAACGGGCTCAGAAGAGTTCGTTACCATGTAG
- a CDS encoding 23S rRNA (adenine(2030)-N(6))-methyltransferase RlmJ: protein MLSYRHSFHAGNHADVVKHIVQSLILDALKQKDKPFVYHDTHSGVGRYDLTHEWSEKTGEYKQGIARIWDNPNIPEEIKSYIDSVKALNNGENLRYYPGSPRVARAQIREQDRMVLTELHPADHPLLEQEFHRDRQVSIYKEDGFQRLKASLPPQERRGLVLIDPPYELAKEYRDVVRAIHQSYKRWATGIYAIWYPVVNRIDIDDMIEGLEALGIRKILQIELGVSPDTNERGMTASGMIVINPPWKLESQMKEILPFLQDAIAPATGHWKVDWIVPE from the coding sequence TTGTTAAGTTACCGCCACAGCTTCCACGCAGGCAACCATGCTGACGTGGTCAAACACATCGTTCAAAGCCTTATCCTTGATGCACTAAAACAAAAAGATAAGCCATTCGTATATCACGATACCCATTCGGGTGTGGGCCGTTACGATCTGACTCACGAGTGGTCTGAAAAAACCGGCGAGTACAAACAAGGCATCGCCCGTATCTGGGATAACCCGAATATTCCTGAAGAAATCAAAAGCTACATCGACTCAGTTAAAGCGCTCAATAATGGTGAAAACCTGCGTTACTACCCTGGTTCTCCTCGCGTGGCCCGAGCTCAGATCCGCGAACAAGACCGTATGGTATTAACTGAGCTTCACCCAGCTGACCACCCGCTACTGGAGCAAGAGTTCCATCGCGATCGTCAGGTAAGCATATACAAAGAAGATGGTTTCCAGCGTCTAAAAGCAAGTCTGCCTCCGCAAGAGCGACGTGGTTTGGTGCTGATTGATCCACCGTACGAGCTGGCGAAAGAGTACCGCGATGTAGTTCGCGCGATTCATCAAAGTTACAAACGTTGGGCAACGGGTATCTACGCTATCTGGTATCCGGTGGTTAACCGCATCGACATTGACGATATGATCGAAGGATTAGAAGCGCTGGGCATTCGTAAGATTCTGCAAATTGAACTTGGCGTCTCACCAGACACCAATGAGCGCGGTATGACTGCATCTGGCATGATCGTGATTAACCCGCCATGGAAACTGGAAAGCCAGATGAAAGAGATTCTGCCGTTCCTACAAGACGCCATCGCGCCTGCAACTGGTCACTGGAAAGTCGACTGGATTGTTCCTGAGTAA
- the prlC gene encoding oligopeptidase A has translation MSNPLLTFTELPPFSQIKPEHIKPAVEQAIADCRAKVEEVLKDNEHPTWASIVAPMEETDDRLSRIWSPVGHMNSVVNSEALREAYDSCLPILSEYGTWVGQHKGLYDAYKAIKASDEFAALTRAQQKTITDALRDFELSGIGLPSDEQQRYGEISKRMSELSSKFSNNVLDATMGWTKHITDEKALAGMPESALAAAKAAAEAKELEGYLITLDIPSYLPVMTYCDNQELRREVYEAYVTRASDRGPNAGKWDNTEIITEQLKLRHEIARMLGFNTFSEKSLATKMAETPDQVLGFLNDLATRAKPQGEREIEELRAFTKAEFGVEELNVWDIAYYSEKQKQHLFQISDEELRPYFPESKVVSGLFEVLNRVFGMKVEERQGVDTWHKSVRFFDIFDSEGTLRGSFYLDLYAREHKRGGAWMDDCRGRRVKLSGELQTPVAYLTCNFNRPVGDKPALFTHDEVVTLFHEFGHGIHHMLTQVDTGAVSGINGVPWDAVELPSQFLENWCWEEEALSFISGHYETGEPLPKEMLEKMLAAKNFQSAMGILRQLEFGLFDFTLHTEYDPEVGARVLETLAEVKQKVAVVPAVEWARFSHSFAHIFAGGYSAGYYSYLWAEVLSSDAFSRFEEEGIFNKDTGQSFLSNILEMGGSEEPMELFKRFRGREPQIDALLRHSGIAA, from the coding sequence ATGTCTAATCCACTTCTTACGTTTACGGAACTGCCTCCGTTTTCGCAAATTAAACCAGAACATATCAAACCAGCGGTAGAGCAGGCGATAGCGGATTGCCGCGCCAAAGTCGAAGAGGTGCTAAAAGATAACGAGCATCCCACTTGGGCGAGCATCGTTGCGCCGATGGAAGAAACGGATGATCGTCTCAGCCGTATCTGGTCACCAGTCGGTCACATGAATTCTGTGGTCAACAGCGAAGCATTGCGCGAAGCGTACGACAGCTGCTTGCCTATTTTGTCTGAGTACGGCACTTGGGTTGGTCAGCACAAAGGGTTGTACGACGCGTACAAAGCAATTAAAGCCAGTGATGAGTTCGCAGCCCTGACCCGTGCGCAGCAAAAAACCATTACCGATGCACTGCGTGATTTTGAGTTGTCGGGTATTGGCTTGCCATCTGACGAGCAGCAACGCTATGGCGAGATCAGCAAACGCATGTCTGAGTTAAGCTCTAAGTTCTCTAACAATGTGTTAGATGCAACCATGGGTTGGACCAAGCACATTACCGATGAAAAAGCCTTAGCGGGCATGCCGGAATCTGCTTTAGCAGCTGCGAAAGCGGCAGCGGAAGCGAAAGAGCTGGAAGGCTATCTGATCACGCTGGACATTCCGTCTTACTTACCTGTGATGACTTACTGTGATAACCAAGAGCTTCGCCGAGAAGTGTACGAAGCGTACGTCACTCGTGCCTCTGATCGCGGTCCAAACGCGGGCAAGTGGGACAACACAGAGATCATTACTGAGCAGCTAAAACTGCGTCATGAAATCGCACGTATGCTTGGCTTTAACACTTTTAGTGAGAAGTCACTGGCAACAAAAATGGCAGAAACGCCAGACCAGGTTTTGGGCTTTTTGAATGATCTGGCAACCCGCGCGAAGCCACAAGGGGAGCGTGAAATTGAAGAGCTGCGTGCATTCACCAAAGCTGAGTTCGGCGTTGAAGAGCTGAACGTGTGGGACATCGCTTACTACAGTGAAAAGCAAAAGCAGCACCTGTTCCAGATTTCTGATGAAGAGCTGCGTCCTTACTTCCCAGAATCTAAGGTAGTGAGTGGCTTGTTTGAAGTGCTGAACCGTGTGTTCGGGATGAAAGTTGAAGAACGTCAAGGTGTTGATACCTGGCACAAGTCAGTTCGTTTCTTTGATATTTTTGATTCTGAAGGCACCCTGCGTGGTAGCTTCTATCTCGATCTTTACGCGCGTGAACACAAACGTGGCGGCGCGTGGATGGATGACTGCCGTGGTCGCCGAGTTAAGTTATCTGGCGAGCTACAAACGCCAGTTGCATACCTGACCTGTAACTTCAACCGTCCGGTTGGTGACAAGCCTGCCCTGTTTACCCATGATGAGGTAGTAACATTATTCCACGAATTTGGTCATGGCATTCACCACATGCTAACGCAAGTAGATACCGGTGCAGTATCTGGCATCAACGGTGTGCCTTGGGATGCGGTCGAGTTGCCAAGTCAGTTCCTGGAAAACTGGTGCTGGGAAGAAGAAGCGCTGTCGTTCATTTCTGGCCATTACGAAACGGGTGAGCCTTTGCCTAAAGAAATGCTGGAAAAAATGCTGGCAGCGAAGAACTTCCAGTCGGCAATGGGTATCCTGCGTCAGCTAGAGTTCGGTCTGTTCGACTTCACGTTGCATACCGAATACGACCCAGAAGTAGGTGCGCGAGTGCTGGAAACACTAGCAGAAGTGAAACAGAAAGTAGCGGTGGTTCCGGCGGTTGAGTGGGCACGTTTCTCGCACAGCTTTGCGCATATTTTTGCTGGTGGCTACAGCGCTGGTTATTACAGCTACTTGTGGGCGGAAGTGTTGTCTTCGGATGCGTTCTCACGCTTTGAAGAAGAGGGCATCTTCAACAAAGACACAGGTCAAAGCTTCCTGAGCAATATCCTTGAGATGGGGGGCAGTGAAGAGCCGATGGAACTGTTTAAACGCTTCCGTGGTCGTGAGCCACAAATTGATGCTCTGCTGCGTCATTCTGGTATTGCTGCGTAA
- the asnC gene encoding transcriptional regulator AsnC — MNTSLPKLDDLDRAILKTLMADARTPYAEMAKQFDVSPATIHVRIEKMKAAEIIEGTEVIINTKKLGYDVCCFIGINLNAARDYHSALEKLNALDEVVEAYYTTGAYNIFVKLMCKSIEELQFVLIDKLQAIDEVQSTETLISLQNPINRNVNP, encoded by the coding sequence ATGAATACGAGCCTGCCGAAACTCGATGATCTCGATCGCGCAATTTTAAAAACCCTGATGGCGGATGCCAGAACGCCCTATGCAGAAATGGCAAAGCAGTTCGATGTCAGCCCTGCCACGATCCACGTGCGGATTGAGAAAATGAAAGCCGCGGAAATCATCGAAGGTACTGAGGTGATCATCAACACCAAGAAACTTGGCTACGACGTGTGTTGTTTTATCGGTATCAACCTCAATGCGGCTCGTGATTACCACTCTGCACTGGAGAAGCTCAATGCGCTCGACGAAGTGGTTGAAGCTTACTACACCACCGGTGCGTACAATATTTTCGTCAAACTGATGTGTAAATCAATTGAAGAGCTGCAATTTGTCCTGATCGACAAGTTGCAGGCGATTGATGAAGTGCAATCGACTGAAACGTTAATCTCATTGCAAAACCCGATCAACCGCAATGTGAATCCATAG
- a CDS encoding class I SAM-dependent methyltransferase yields the protein MQLQLICEDSSQQSHLDELATRWQLSHSDDSDFALVLTAERLELRKVDEPKLGAIFVDLIGGAVGHRRKFGGGKGQAIAKAAGLNKGATPTVLDGTAGLGRDAFVLASLGCNVQMVERHPVVAALLDDGLARAKQDPEIGTWVSERMSLIHASSHDALEKLAQDSEFVKPDVVYLDPMYPHPENKKKSALVKKEMRVFQSLVGADLDADDLLEPAMALATKRVVVKRPDYANWLHDKKPSMAIETKKNRFDVYVKASMS from the coding sequence TTGCAACTGCAATTGATTTGTGAAGACTCGTCTCAACAGTCTCATCTTGATGAGCTTGCTACTCGATGGCAGCTTTCCCATTCTGACGACAGCGACTTTGCTTTGGTGCTAACCGCAGAGCGATTAGAGTTGCGTAAAGTAGATGAGCCTAAGTTGGGGGCGATTTTTGTAGACTTGATTGGCGGTGCGGTGGGGCATCGGCGTAAATTCGGTGGCGGCAAAGGTCAGGCAATCGCAAAAGCAGCCGGTCTTAATAAGGGGGCGACACCAACTGTACTCGATGGTACGGCGGGTTTAGGGCGAGATGCATTTGTACTGGCTTCTTTAGGCTGTAACGTGCAAATGGTCGAGCGTCACCCAGTTGTTGCAGCGTTGCTTGATGACGGTCTGGCTCGCGCAAAACAAGACCCGGAAATCGGCACTTGGGTGTCTGAGCGCATGTCGCTGATCCATGCTTCAAGCCATGATGCGCTAGAAAAGCTGGCGCAAGACAGCGAGTTTGTGAAGCCGGATGTGGTTTATCTCGATCCAATGTATCCGCATCCGGAAAACAAAAAGAAATCGGCATTAGTCAAAAAAGAGATGCGTGTATTTCAGTCTTTAGTTGGTGCCGATCTCGATGCGGACGATCTGTTAGAACCAGCGATGGCATTGGCGACTAAGCGTGTAGTGGTAAAGCGCCCGGACTACGCCAATTGGTTGCACGACAAAAAACCAAGCATGGCGATAGAAACCAAAAAGAACCGTTTCGACGTGTATGTCAAAGCTTCCATGTCATAA
- a CDS encoding lipase family protein — translation MNSLSPKCALDFADQAYDVEFNSKFFEPTPRLEKLFRFNKMYFEAKTGATFKSRSSKFVLTAEGKQKGKHNGSLVLAFRGTNFGYAADVLTDLHVDLKGSPNGSLAHAGFINVLDSLKSQISQHLSNSIGKIKVIHCVGHSLGGAIASICADWLRTKYKVQVFLYTFGAPRVGLKPYAIKSSHSNVKIFRCTNGADPVPMIPLWPFTHAPIDKPEYRLDNSYGINFTMHKLHSETGYVKTLKSDNWEHLNKVSSKTLSRPERLHFHNRNQVTFSQRWSDKIASAIITLLKDAGYASLVTAQGLVIAGMSFYDLIARALEKVSKASKKLAEQTKGLLGHMLVFAGKAVKEITDLSYKFIKWVFDITVTRLYRAARLAISS, via the coding sequence ATGAACTCGCTTTCACCCAAATGCGCCCTAGATTTTGCTGATCAAGCTTACGATGTGGAATTTAACTCCAAATTTTTTGAGCCCACTCCCAGATTAGAAAAGCTTTTCAGATTCAACAAAATGTATTTCGAAGCAAAAACAGGAGCGACCTTTAAAAGTCGCAGCTCAAAGTTCGTATTAACTGCAGAAGGAAAACAAAAGGGTAAACATAACGGCAGCTTAGTTTTAGCTTTTCGCGGTACTAACTTTGGCTATGCTGCTGATGTTCTGACTGATTTGCATGTAGATTTAAAAGGAAGTCCCAACGGTTCATTAGCTCATGCAGGATTCATAAACGTATTAGATAGTTTGAAAAGCCAAATATCTCAACATCTTTCAAACTCAATCGGAAAAATAAAAGTGATTCACTGCGTCGGGCATAGTTTAGGCGGAGCTATTGCCTCTATCTGCGCAGATTGGCTTCGCACTAAATATAAAGTTCAAGTATTTCTCTATACTTTCGGGGCTCCGCGGGTTGGCTTAAAGCCATATGCAATTAAGTCCTCTCACTCAAATGTAAAGATCTTTCGCTGCACTAATGGTGCAGATCCCGTACCTATGATCCCACTGTGGCCATTTACCCATGCTCCAATAGATAAACCCGAGTATAGGTTGGACAATTCTTATGGTATCAATTTTACAATGCATAAATTGCATTCAGAAACAGGCTACGTCAAAACATTGAAGTCTGACAATTGGGAACATTTAAATAAAGTCTCATCAAAAACGTTAAGCCGTCCAGAACGTCTGCACTTCCACAATCGTAATCAAGTTACCTTTAGCCAACGTTGGTCTGACAAAATCGCCTCAGCGATTATTACACTACTCAAAGATGCAGGGTATGCTTCTTTGGTTACGGCACAAGGATTAGTGATAGCAGGTATGAGCTTCTATGATCTCATTGCAAGAGCGCTAGAAAAAGTAAGTAAGGCTTCTAAAAAATTGGCGGAGCAAACTAAAGGTCTGCTTGGTCACATGCTCGTTTTTGCAGGAAAAGCCGTCAAAGAAATTACCGACTTGTCATATAAGTTTATAAAGTGGGTATTTGATATTACGGTAACTCGACTATACCGAGCTGCAAGGCTGGCTATTTCCTCTTAA
- a CDS encoding DUF6795 domain-containing protein, whose translation MKILLLIYTLTSISLFPLLVKADSMSMFKKRLVHLCPEINGRLMDGDKPLSGVTIERGIAYEKEYVSTTTTDNEGYFSFPVHEYETRKPLHPLDEQRVITYISANIDDEDKKIWHSVIFSLSPVEQLSKNLNTLSCDIHSPLKVFSISYGLNNAIESDIYTICNLHNIKYKGFY comes from the coding sequence GTGAAAATACTACTATTAATATACACCCTCACCTCTATTTCACTTTTTCCTCTTTTAGTTAAAGCGGACTCAATGAGCATGTTTAAGAAAAGACTTGTCCATTTATGCCCAGAAATAAATGGGCGATTAATGGATGGCGATAAGCCTCTTAGTGGTGTGACTATAGAGCGTGGAATAGCTTACGAAAAAGAATATGTAAGTACTACAACAACTGATAATGAAGGATATTTTTCCTTCCCTGTTCATGAATATGAAACCAGAAAACCTTTACACCCACTAGACGAGCAAAGGGTCATAACTTATATATCAGCGAATATTGACGATGAAGATAAGAAGATTTGGCATTCCGTTATTTTTTCTCTCTCTCCTGTCGAGCAGTTATCCAAAAACTTAAACACTCTTAGTTGTGACATACATTCACCACTTAAAGTGTTTTCTATCAGTTATGGGCTCAATAACGCCATTGAAAGCGACATATACACTATCTGTAATTTACACAATATAAAATATAAAGGATTTTACTAA